Proteins co-encoded in one Gemmatimonadaceae bacterium genomic window:
- a CDS encoding arylesterase, with protein sequence MRWRVLAWGLVMLSACGTAERTRPAQSKDSTGTTGAARAAAPAAVPRAQPQTVLFVGTSLTAGLGLDPDSAYPALIQRKIDAAGLPFHVVNAGVSGETSAGALQRMEWLLREPFRVMVLETGANDGLRGTPASETRRNIQAIIDSVRAARPDVRILLVQMEAPPNMGQRYTRAFHETYPLLAARNGVTLLPFLLDGVAGHPSLNQADGMHPNDVGEKMVARNVWKGLEPVLRTVGR encoded by the coding sequence ATGCGATGGCGAGTGTTGGCGTGGGGTCTGGTGATGCTCTCGGCGTGCGGGACGGCCGAGCGAACGCGCCCCGCGCAATCGAAGGATAGCACGGGCACCACGGGGGCGGCGCGGGCCGCCGCCCCGGCGGCCGTGCCCCGGGCGCAGCCGCAGACCGTCCTGTTCGTGGGCACCAGCCTCACGGCCGGGCTGGGGCTCGACCCCGACAGCGCCTATCCGGCCCTCATCCAGCGCAAGATCGACGCCGCGGGGCTCCCCTTTCACGTGGTGAACGCCGGCGTGAGCGGCGAGACGTCGGCCGGCGCGTTGCAGCGCATGGAGTGGCTGCTGCGCGAGCCGTTCCGGGTCATGGTGCTCGAGACCGGCGCCAATGACGGGTTGCGCGGAACGCCGGCCAGCGAGACGCGCCGGAACATCCAGGCGATCATCGACTCCGTGCGCGCGGCGCGCCCCGATGTGCGCATCCTGCTGGTGCAGATGGAAGCCCCGCCCAACATGGGCCAGCGATACACGCGCGCGTTTCACGAGACGTATCCGCTGCTCGCCGCTCGCAACGGCGTCACGCTGCTGCCATTCCTGCTCGACGGCGTGGCCGGCCATCCGTCGCTCAATCAGGCCGACGGCATGCACCCCAACGACGTGGGCGAGAAGATGGTGGCGCGGAACGTATGGAAGGGGCTGGAGCCGGTGCTGAGGACGGTAGGACGGTAG
- a CDS encoding ABC transporter ATP-binding protein, with amino-acid sequence MNAVLFHARGLTKTYHMGDVDVHALQGVDLDLVEGEVVVILGPSGSGKSTLLNILGGLDAPSGGEVNFRDHQLVGAGDAALTRYRREHVGFVFQFYTLLPSLTARENVELVTEIAERPMPAVEALHLVGLAERLDHFPSQMSGGEQQRVAIARAIAKRPDVLLCDEPTGALDAETGIVVLQALARANRELGTTLVIITHNATIAQMADRVLRMRSGRIASIEANPTRRDPAELEW; translated from the coding sequence GTGAACGCCGTTCTCTTCCACGCGCGCGGTCTCACCAAGACCTATCACATGGGCGACGTCGACGTCCATGCGCTGCAGGGCGTTGACCTCGACCTGGTGGAAGGCGAGGTCGTGGTGATCCTCGGTCCTTCGGGCAGCGGCAAGTCCACGCTGCTCAACATCCTCGGCGGGCTGGACGCGCCCTCCGGCGGCGAGGTGAACTTCCGCGACCACCAGCTGGTGGGCGCCGGCGATGCCGCGCTCACGCGATACCGCCGCGAGCACGTGGGGTTCGTATTCCAGTTCTATACTCTCCTGCCCAGTCTCACGGCGCGCGAGAACGTGGAGCTGGTCACCGAGATCGCGGAGCGTCCCATGCCGGCGGTCGAGGCGCTCCATCTGGTGGGGCTGGCCGAGCGGCTGGACCACTTCCCGTCGCAGATGTCGGGGGGCGAGCAGCAGCGGGTGGCGATCGCGCGGGCCATCGCCAAGCGGCCCGACGTGCTGCTGTGCGACGAGCCCACCGGCGCGCTCGACGCCGAGACGGGCATCGTCGTGCTCCAGGCGCTGGCGCGCGCCAACCGCGAGCTGGGCACCACGCTCGTGATCATCACGCACAATGCGACCATCGCCCAGATGGCCGACCGCGTGCTGCGCATGCGCAGCGGGCGCATCGCGTCCATCGAGGCGAACCCGACGCGGCGCGACCCCGCCGAGCTGGAGTGGTGA
- a CDS encoding FtsX-like permease family protein gives MSASFTRLAAVAWRESRTARRRLLLYMSSITLGVAALVAIDSFADNVTRSVHEQSRALLGGDLSLTSGAKFTAPVEALFDSLARHGTGIARQTSFASMALVPRTGGTRLAQVRAVTPDYPFYGQIQTDPEAAWSELQAGPHAIVDPSLLVALNAKVGDTLSLGTSRFLITGTLTSVPGEIAVTAAIGPRIYIPARFLAATGLLVFGSRADYEALVKLPLNMTTEQFQGRTALVLSRNKVRVHTVAQNEYNLTYDIQQLRNFLSVVGLVALLLGGIGVASGVNAFVMRKIDTVAILRCLGATSAQVLVIYVLQAAAMGLVGAAAGTALGVGLQFAMPNVVKDFLPVDVTMRLAPQALLLGLGIGVWVALVFALRPLLALRGVSPLQALRRDSDQTVMRQSRRDSATYVVSFAIAASVFALALMRADRLRDGIGFSVAILLAVGVLWVVAALLAAVTRRVVRPSWPFVLRHGMASLYRPGNQTRSVILSLGFGVFLVSTLYQAQKNLLGQLDLRLDQVRANVVFFDVQGDEAAGVDSIIRAGHHEVVQRMPIVQMRIAAINGRTPDQLLAGNNLAAPPAAGRGAGRGAGAGRGGADQTRRPRWALTREYRSTYRDSLDASEKLLAGAWWGASKDTMSQVSLDAGLATELGVLLGDTITWDVQGVKVATRVTSLREVSWARFQPNFFVVFQPKALAHAPTQFVFLAYGATSRDVALMQRDVVQKFPNVSSLDLSLVQRTLSDVINRVTSAIRFMALVSLLLGVPVLFSAVAATRRERLREGVLFKTLGATRRQIGRIMLAEYALLGALGSLAGVLLSVGGAWALMHFIFQAPFKPAVVPALVVSLGMTVLAMAIGLLTSREVFASTPMAALREN, from the coding sequence GTGAGCGCGTCGTTCACGCGGCTGGCGGCGGTGGCGTGGCGCGAGAGCCGCACGGCGCGCCGCCGGCTGTTGTTGTACATGTCGTCGATCACGCTGGGCGTGGCGGCGCTGGTGGCCATCGACTCGTTCGCCGACAACGTCACGCGGTCGGTGCACGAGCAATCGCGGGCCCTGCTGGGCGGCGACCTGTCGCTCACCAGCGGCGCCAAATTCACGGCGCCGGTGGAAGCGCTGTTCGACTCGCTGGCCCGCCACGGCACGGGGATCGCGCGCCAGACGAGCTTTGCCTCGATGGCGTTGGTGCCGCGCACGGGCGGCACGCGGCTGGCGCAGGTGCGCGCCGTGACCCCCGACTATCCGTTCTACGGTCAGATCCAGACCGACCCCGAGGCGGCCTGGTCGGAGCTGCAGGCCGGCCCCCACGCGATCGTGGATCCGTCGCTGCTGGTGGCGCTCAATGCCAAGGTGGGCGACACGCTGTCGCTGGGGACCAGCAGGTTCCTGATCACCGGCACGCTGACCAGCGTGCCCGGCGAGATCGCCGTCACGGCGGCGATCGGCCCGCGGATCTACATCCCGGCCCGGTTCCTGGCCGCCACGGGGCTGTTGGTGTTCGGCAGCCGCGCGGATTACGAAGCGCTGGTCAAGCTGCCGCTGAACATGACCACCGAGCAGTTCCAGGGACGCACGGCGCTGGTGCTGTCGCGCAACAAGGTGCGCGTGCACACCGTGGCGCAGAACGAGTACAACCTCACGTACGACATCCAGCAGCTGCGCAACTTCCTGAGCGTGGTGGGGTTGGTGGCGCTGCTGCTGGGCGGGATCGGCGTGGCGAGCGGCGTGAACGCGTTCGTGATGCGCAAGATCGACACGGTGGCGATTCTGCGCTGCCTGGGCGCGACGAGCGCGCAGGTGCTGGTGATCTACGTGCTGCAGGCGGCGGCGATGGGGCTGGTGGGGGCCGCGGCGGGCACGGCGCTCGGCGTGGGCCTGCAGTTCGCCATGCCCAACGTGGTGAAGGATTTCCTGCCCGTGGACGTGACGATGCGCCTGGCTCCGCAGGCGTTGCTGCTCGGGCTCGGGATCGGCGTGTGGGTGGCGCTGGTGTTTGCGCTGCGTCCGCTGCTGGCGCTCCGCGGCGTGTCGCCGCTGCAGGCGCTGCGGCGCGATTCCGATCAGACGGTCATGCGCCAGTCGCGCCGCGACAGCGCCACGTACGTGGTATCGTTCGCGATCGCGGCCAGCGTGTTCGCCCTGGCGCTGATGCGCGCCGACCGGCTGCGCGACGGCATCGGGTTCAGCGTGGCGATCCTGCTCGCCGTGGGCGTGTTGTGGGTGGTGGCGGCGCTGCTCGCGGCGGTGACGCGGCGCGTGGTGCGGCCGTCGTGGCCGTTCGTGCTCCGGCACGGCATGGCCAGCCTGTACCGCCCGGGCAATCAGACGCGGTCGGTGATTCTGTCGTTGGGCTTCGGCGTGTTCCTGGTGAGCACGCTGTATCAGGCGCAGAAGAATCTCCTGGGCCAGCTCGACCTGCGGCTCGACCAGGTGCGGGCCAACGTCGTGTTCTTCGACGTCCAGGGCGACGAAGCGGCGGGCGTGGATTCGATCATCCGCGCCGGCCACCACGAGGTGGTGCAGCGGATGCCGATCGTCCAGATGCGCATCGCGGCGATCAACGGCCGCACGCCCGATCAACTGCTGGCCGGAAACAACCTGGCGGCGCCGCCGGCGGCAGGACGCGGCGCGGGGCGCGGGGCCGGGGCCGGGCGCGGCGGGGCCGACCAGACGCGCCGCCCGCGGTGGGCGCTGACCCGCGAATACCGCTCCACGTATCGCGACTCGCTGGACGCGAGCGAGAAACTCCTCGCCGGCGCCTGGTGGGGCGCGTCCAAGGACACGATGTCGCAGGTCTCGCTCGATGCCGGCCTGGCCACCGAGTTGGGCGTGCTGCTGGGCGACACCATCACCTGGGACGTGCAGGGCGTGAAGGTCGCCACGCGGGTCACCAGCCTGCGCGAGGTGTCGTGGGCGCGCTTCCAGCCCAACTTCTTCGTCGTCTTCCAGCCCAAGGCGCTGGCGCACGCGCCCACGCAGTTCGTATTCCTGGCCTACGGCGCCACGTCGCGCGACGTGGCCCTCATGCAGCGCGACGTGGTGCAGAAGTTCCCGAACGTATCGAGTCTCGACCTGTCGCTGGTGCAGCGCACGCTGAGCGACGTGATCAACCGCGTGACGTCGGCCATCCGGTTCATGGCGCTGGTGAGCCTGCTGCTCGGCGTGCCGGTGCTGTTCAGCGCCGTCGCGGCCACGCGGCGGGAGCGGCTGCGCGAGGGCGTGCTGTTCAAGACGCTGGGCGCCACGCGCCGGCAGATCGGCCGCATCATGCTGGCCGAGTACGCGCTGCTGGGCGCGCTGGGCAGCCTGGCCGGCGTGCTCCTCTCGGTGGGAGGCGCGTGGGCGCTCATGCACTTCATCTTCCAGGCGCCGTTCAAGCCGGCCGTCGTGCCGGCGCTCGTCGTGAGCCTGGGGATGACCGTGCTGGCGATGGCGATCGGGTTGCTCACCAGCCGCGAGGTGTTCGCGTCCACGCCGATGGCGGCGCTCCGCGAGAACTAG
- the efp gene encoding elongation factor P, giving the protein MAIPATQIRRGMVIVFEGEPYRVVEFRHHTPGNLRAMVQAKLKNLRTGAGFEHRFRAADSIEPASMETHELEFMYQGGDRYHFMNTENYDQLEMDDEALGDAAPWMQPGMKIVAEYYDGRPVGIKLPNSLVLEVVETSPVMKTATKTSSAKPAKLENGVTINVPEFVGTGDKVKVNPATGEYQERAK; this is encoded by the coding sequence ATGGCGATCCCCGCGACCCAGATTCGCCGCGGCATGGTCATCGTATTCGAAGGCGAGCCCTACCGCGTGGTGGAGTTCCGGCACCACACGCCGGGCAACCTCCGCGCCATGGTCCAGGCCAAGCTCAAGAACCTGCGCACCGGCGCGGGCTTCGAGCATAGGTTTCGCGCCGCCGACTCGATCGAGCCGGCTTCGATGGAGACGCACGAACTGGAGTTCATGTACCAGGGCGGCGACCGCTACCACTTCATGAACACCGAGAACTACGACCAGCTCGAGATGGACGACGAGGCGTTGGGCGATGCGGCGCCGTGGATGCAGCCGGGCATGAAGATCGTGGCCGAGTACTACGATGGCCGGCCGGTGGGCATCAAGCTGCCGAACTCGCTCGTCCTCGAGGTGGTGGAGACGTCGCCGGTCATGAAGACGGCCACCAAGACGTCGTCCGCCAAGCCGGCCAAGCTCGAGAACGGCGTGACGATCAACGTGCCGGAGTTCGTGGGCACCGGCGACAAGGTGAAGGTGAACCCGGCGACGGGCGAATATCAGGAGCGCGCGAAGTAG
- a CDS encoding ABC transporter ATP-binding protein codes for MLVARQLTKEYRIGERSLAVLRDVSFSIPQGAFVAIVGPSGSGKTTLLGLLAGLDTPTRGTVLLDDADLGAMDEDRRARLRGEKVGFVFQSFQLIPTLTAIENVQVPLELRGDSGAAERAGELLTRVGLGDRLHHFPTELSGGEQQRVAIARAFSNQPRILFADEPTGNLDSDTGQRIVELLEQLNRESGATIVLVTHDAALAARASRIIRLSDGVVVQDTAPVGAGVE; via the coding sequence ATGCTCGTTGCCCGCCAGCTCACCAAGGAATACCGCATCGGCGAGCGTTCGCTCGCCGTACTGCGCGACGTGTCGTTCTCCATTCCGCAGGGCGCCTTCGTGGCCATCGTCGGCCCGTCGGGCAGCGGCAAGACGACGCTGCTCGGCCTGCTCGCCGGCCTCGACACGCCCACCCGCGGCACCGTCCTGCTGGACGACGCCGACCTCGGCGCCATGGACGAGGACCGGCGTGCCCGCCTGCGCGGTGAGAAAGTTGGCTTCGTGTTCCAGAGCTTTCAATTGATCCCGACGCTCACCGCCATCGAGAATGTACAGGTACCCCTCGAATTGCGGGGAGATTCCGGGGCGGCCGAGCGGGCCGGCGAACTGCTCACCCGCGTGGGGCTGGGCGACCGGCTGCACCATTTTCCCACCGAGCTGTCCGGGGGCGAGCAGCAGCGGGTGGCGATCGCGCGCGCGTTCTCCAACCAGCCGCGGATCCTGTTCGCCGACGAACCCACCGGCAACCTGGACAGCGACACCGGCCAGCGCATCGTGGAGCTGCTGGAGCAGTTGAACCGCGAGTCCGGGGCGACCATCGTGCTGGTGACGCACGATGCGGCGTTGGCGGCGCGGGCCAGCCGGATCATTCGCCTGAGCGACGGCGTGGTGGTGCAGGATACGGCGCCGGTGGGCGCGGGCGTCGAGTGA
- a CDS encoding Hpt domain-containing protein, with product MSDGLTPRFDPDAITRLRRFGGDPLLFQMIDLLTAAAPKRLDVVRDALASGDAEPARSAFHALKSSAGQLGAGHLQALCEQGELLAARGDLAGVSALLPELDAEHHAVREWLAGIRQGDE from the coding sequence ATGTCCGACGGTCTCACCCCACGGTTCGACCCCGACGCCATCACGCGACTGCGCCGCTTTGGCGGCGACCCGCTGCTCTTCCAGATGATCGATCTGCTCACGGCCGCCGCGCCCAAGCGGCTGGATGTGGTGCGTGACGCGTTGGCGAGCGGCGACGCCGAACCTGCGCGCTCGGCGTTCCACGCGCTCAAGTCCAGCGCCGGTCAGCTCGGCGCCGGCCACCTGCAGGCGCTGTGCGAGCAGGGCGAGCTGCTGGCCGCCCGCGGCGACCTGGCCGGCGTGAGCGCGCTGCTGCCGGAGCTCGATGCCGAGCACCACGCGGTGCGCGAGTGGCTGGCCGGCATCAGACAGGGAGACGAGTGA
- a CDS encoding carboxypeptidase regulatory-like domain-containing protein, translating to MPLNRWRVAPLLPLLPLLLLAAPPLAAQQLRGVVRDSISGVGVAGAVVSVIDSTGSTAGRTIAGEDGRFRLAASPAAASLRVLRIGFSPRDVPLPADRQQPVTIAMARLPALLASVHVSDRAVCGGSTDRGSALSLWEQARAGLLAAVVARETKPGRMNVLLFTTDQAPDSRLVRRQTLHLQSGTTGRPFVAAARATDFAAHGYMQEDESGRTFHAPDADILLDESFAATHCFTVAEDADHPGQVGLAFRPARDRDGIVDVRGTLWIRRDVPALETLEFRFTGLEPAFENARAGGSLTFRTMPNGLVYIERWTMRLPEVEATNSFGPDMPSALSRIGAPMGRDRRELKVAGIRYVGGEVTAAAWPDGSHAESALGAVTGRVLAPGTGQPLDQVQVLLAGTADTVRTDSTGRFALLGVLPGRYTLQAVDATLEPYVDAQTVSRTVDVARDTVRGVTLHLSSRAAYFARLCPDDSLLATTAVLLGRVTDAQGAPISRLEVHGTWLQNFQVRPEGGPVSVTHAVRSLAPDRDGRFQLCVPRDRLLTFGAWRGSMRLAPDTSLTIADADAQAFDWRVRAPPPDTTATLDGIVTADSSAAPPAGADVTLLPLGQRVARNYRLGTLLRARIPGALLVPYAGSLFLASERGSSATLRPLPHALPNQSNSPTGCWASIYLDGVRIYDVGQGKPAPDFNALNVDQYAGVEFYAGAATTPLQFSSSSGFDCGALVLWTRER from the coding sequence ATGCCCCTGAATAGATGGCGGGTCGCCCCCCTGCTGCCCCTGCTGCCCCTGCTCCTCCTCGCGGCCCCGCCCCTCGCCGCCCAGCAGCTGCGGGGCGTGGTGCGCGACAGCATCAGCGGCGTGGGCGTGGCCGGCGCCGTGGTCTCGGTGATCGACTCCACGGGATCCACCGCCGGCCGGACCATTGCCGGCGAGGACGGCCGCTTCCGCCTCGCCGCCTCGCCCGCCGCCGCCTCCCTCCGCGTGCTCCGCATCGGGTTCTCGCCGCGCGACGTGCCACTCCCGGCCGACCGCCAGCAGCCGGTCACCATCGCCATGGCGCGCCTCCCCGCGCTCCTCGCCAGCGTGCACGTGTCCGATCGGGCGGTGTGCGGCGGCTCCACCGACCGCGGATCGGCGCTCTCGCTCTGGGAACAGGCCCGCGCCGGCCTGCTCGCCGCCGTCGTGGCGCGCGAGACCAAGCCCGGCCGGATGAACGTGCTGCTCTTCACCACGGACCAGGCGCCCGACTCCCGGCTCGTGCGCCGGCAGACCCTCCACCTCCAGTCGGGCACCACGGGCCGCCCCTTCGTGGCGGCGGCCAGGGCCACGGATTTCGCCGCCCACGGCTACATGCAGGAGGATGAGTCGGGACGCACCTTCCACGCCCCAGACGCCGACATCCTGCTGGACGAGAGCTTCGCGGCCACCCACTGCTTCACGGTGGCCGAGGACGCCGATCACCCGGGACAGGTGGGCCTCGCCTTCCGGCCGGCGCGCGATCGCGACGGAATCGTGGACGTGCGGGGCACCCTCTGGATCCGGCGCGACGTGCCGGCGCTCGAAACGCTGGAGTTCCGGTTCACCGGCCTCGAGCCGGCGTTCGAGAACGCGCGCGCCGGCGGCAGCCTCACCTTCCGCACCATGCCCAACGGACTGGTCTACATCGAACGGTGGACCATGCGGCTGCCCGAGGTGGAAGCCACGAACTCGTTCGGTCCCGACATGCCGTCCGCCCTCTCGCGCATCGGTGCTCCCATGGGCCGCGACCGGCGCGAGCTGAAGGTGGCGGGGATCCGGTACGTTGGCGGCGAAGTGACGGCCGCGGCTTGGCCCGACGGCTCGCACGCCGAGTCGGCGCTGGGCGCCGTGACCGGCCGCGTGCTGGCGCCGGGCACGGGACAGCCGCTGGACCAGGTGCAGGTGCTGCTCGCCGGCACGGCGGATACGGTGCGCACCGACTCCACGGGCCGCTTTGCCCTGCTGGGCGTGCTTCCGGGCCGGTACACGCTCCAGGCGGTGGACGCCACGCTCGAGCCGTACGTGGATGCGCAGACCGTATCGCGCACGGTGGACGTGGCGCGCGACACGGTGCGCGGCGTGACGCTGCACCTGTCGTCGCGCGCCGCCTATTTCGCGCGCCTGTGCCCGGACGACTCGCTGCTCGCCACCACCGCCGTGCTACTGGGCCGCGTGACGGACGCGCAGGGCGCGCCGATCTCGCGCCTCGAAGTGCACGGCACCTGGCTCCAGAATTTTCAGGTGCGCCCCGAGGGCGGCCCCGTCTCGGTGACCCACGCCGTCCGCTCGCTGGCGCCCGATCGCGACGGCCGCTTCCAGCTCTGCGTGCCGCGCGACCGTCTGCTCACGTTCGGCGCGTGGCGCGGGTCGATGCGGCTGGCCCCGGATACGTCGCTCACGATCGCCGACGCCGACGCGCAGGCGTTCGACTGGCGGGTGCGCGCGCCTCCGCCCGACACCACGGCGACCTTGGACGGCATCGTGACGGCCGACTCCTCGGCCGCGCCACCGGCCGGCGCCGACGTGACGCTGCTGCCGCTCGGGCAACGCGTGGCGCGGAACTACCGCCTGGGCACGCTGCTCCGCGCCAGGATTCCCGGCGCGCTGCTCGTGCCGTATGCGGGCAGCCTGTTCCTGGCCTCCGAGCGCGGGTCGTCGGCCACGCTGCGTCCGCTCCCGCACGCCCTCCCCAATCAGAGCAACAGCCCCACCGGCTGCTGGGCATCGATCTATCTGGACGGCGTGCGCATCTACGATGTGGGCCAGGGCAAACCGGCGCCCGACTTCAACGCGCTCAACGTGGACCAGTACGCGGGCGTGGAATTCTACGCCGGCGCCGCGACCACGCCGCTGCAGTTCAGTTCGTCGAGCGGGTTCGACTGCGGCGCGCTGGTGCTCTGGACGCGCGAGCGGTAG
- a CDS encoding response regulator — protein sequence MTRLAVVEDNPDNRLLLQAILGGRFEIAEYDNGADALAAFARARPDVVLLDISLPGMDGIEILSRIRTDPRLASLPVIALTAHAMAGDREKYLVAGFDDYVTKPIVDETVLLRAIANQLKSAS from the coding sequence ATGACGCGGCTCGCGGTGGTGGAAGACAATCCGGACAACCGGCTGCTGCTCCAGGCCATTCTGGGCGGCCGGTTCGAGATCGCCGAGTATGACAACGGCGCCGACGCGCTGGCCGCGTTCGCCCGCGCGCGCCCGGATGTCGTGCTGCTCGACATCTCGCTGCCGGGCATGGATGGGATCGAGATCCTGTCGCGCATCCGCACCGACCCGCGGCTGGCCAGCCTGCCGGTGATCGCGCTCACCGCGCATGCCATGGCGGGCGACCGCGAGAAGTACCTCGTGGCCGGGTTCGACGACTACGTCACCAAGCCCATCGTGGACGAGACGGTGCTGCTGCGGGCGATCGCGAACCAACTGAAGTCCGCGTCCTAG
- a CDS encoding ABC transporter permease has product MRMLNRKLARDVMGLAGPLLAVAMVAVSGIALFVTLRSMRGFLSDSQANYYRDYHFADVFVLVKRAPASVARRIAAIPGVRVVEPRIVFEAVLDVPGLAEPAVGRFVSIPASGEPLLNVPHVRVGRMPAPGAPREVLISEAFAQANKLVPGDSLGAVLNGRWERVHVVGVAISPEYIYEMQGGELFPDNRLFGVIWTPRALLASATGLETGFNAMALQLAPDASEPDVIDALDRVLEPYGALGAYGRSEHVSHKFLTDEIEQNNVGAVIMPAILLGVTAFLLNVVLSRLVATQRGQIALLKAFGYTNREIGTHYLLLALTPVAAGAVVGVPLGFRLAEATAGIYARYYRFPVATVRPDWEVALAACLIAAGAAVAGAAIAVRAAVRLPPAEGMRPPAPAWFEAGLLEKLGVQRWLAPSARIVVRNTARRPLRAVAAVTGIALAFAMLVVSRFSFSAIDRIKNVQFQYVQREDISVTFREAAPRTAIDALRRLPGVLAVEPLRIVPVALRHGTVERRTALIALPAGAELRQIVDQDLRVHRVPASGVLLTTKLAEVLHVAPGDSLTVELREGTRRTARVAVSAVANEMLGTTAYADLEFAARLTGERRAISGALLAVDPRREGELYLTLKDQPALVGIGIRSAALAGFERTVADSFQLMLSIAVIFAVIIAFGVVYNGARVSLSERSRELASLRVLGFSKREVTMMVFGEQILLTVAGMAVGVGVGYGLCAFVSSVGNTELFRIPLVVSWASYGFAAAVIVGAFGASGLAMRQRIRALDIVECLKTGE; this is encoded by the coding sequence ATGCGGATGCTCAACCGGAAGCTGGCGCGCGACGTGATGGGGCTGGCCGGTCCGCTGCTCGCCGTGGCGATGGTCGCGGTATCGGGGATCGCGCTGTTCGTGACGCTGCGCAGCATGCGTGGGTTCCTGTCCGATTCGCAGGCCAACTACTATCGCGATTATCACTTTGCCGATGTGTTCGTGCTGGTCAAGCGCGCGCCGGCGTCGGTGGCGCGGCGCATCGCAGCGATCCCCGGCGTTCGCGTGGTGGAGCCGAGGATCGTGTTCGAGGCGGTGCTCGACGTGCCGGGGCTGGCCGAGCCGGCCGTGGGGCGGTTCGTGTCGATTCCGGCGTCGGGCGAGCCGCTGCTCAACGTGCCACACGTGCGCGTGGGGCGCATGCCGGCGCCGGGCGCGCCGCGCGAGGTGCTGATCAGCGAGGCGTTCGCGCAGGCCAACAAGCTCGTGCCCGGCGATTCGCTGGGGGCCGTGCTCAACGGCCGGTGGGAGCGCGTGCACGTGGTGGGCGTGGCGATCTCGCCGGAGTACATCTACGAGATGCAGGGCGGGGAACTCTTTCCCGACAACCGGCTGTTCGGGGTGATCTGGACGCCGCGGGCGTTGCTCGCCTCGGCCACGGGCCTCGAGACCGGGTTCAACGCCATGGCGCTGCAGCTCGCGCCCGACGCTTCGGAGCCGGACGTGATCGACGCCTTGGACCGGGTGCTGGAGCCCTACGGCGCGCTGGGCGCCTACGGACGGTCGGAGCATGTGTCGCACAAGTTCCTCACCGACGAGATCGAGCAGAACAACGTGGGCGCGGTGATCATGCCGGCCATCCTGCTCGGCGTCACGGCGTTTCTGCTCAACGTGGTGCTGTCGCGGCTCGTGGCCACGCAGCGCGGGCAGATCGCGCTGCTCAAGGCGTTCGGGTACACCAACCGCGAGATCGGCACGCACTACCTGTTGCTCGCGCTCACGCCCGTGGCGGCCGGCGCCGTGGTGGGCGTGCCGCTCGGGTTCCGGCTGGCGGAGGCCACGGCGGGGATCTACGCGCGGTACTATCGCTTCCCGGTGGCCACGGTCCGCCCCGACTGGGAGGTGGCGCTCGCGGCGTGCCTGATCGCGGCCGGCGCCGCCGTGGCGGGGGCGGCGATCGCCGTGCGCGCGGCGGTGCGACTCCCGCCCGCCGAAGGGATGCGGCCGCCCGCGCCGGCGTGGTTCGAGGCCGGGCTGCTCGAGAAGCTGGGCGTGCAGCGGTGGCTCGCGCCGTCGGCGCGGATCGTCGTGCGCAACACGGCGCGCCGGCCGCTGCGGGCGGTGGCGGCCGTCACCGGCATCGCGCTCGCGTTCGCGATGCTCGTGGTCTCGCGGTTCTCGTTCAGCGCCATCGACCGGATCAAGAACGTGCAGTTCCAGTACGTGCAGCGCGAGGACATCAGCGTCACCTTCCGCGAGGCGGCGCCGCGCACGGCCATCGATGCCCTGCGGAGGCTGCCGGGCGTGCTGGCCGTGGAGCCGCTCCGGATAGTGCCCGTGGCGCTGCGCCATGGCACGGTGGAGCGGCGCACGGCGCTGATCGCGTTGCCGGCGGGCGCGGAGTTGCGGCAGATCGTGGATCAGGATCTGCGCGTGCACCGCGTGCCGGCGTCCGGCGTGCTGCTCACCACCAAGCTGGCCGAGGTGCTGCACGTGGCGCCCGGCGATTCGCTGACCGTGGAGCTGCGCGAGGGCACGCGCCGCACCGCGCGCGTGGCGGTGTCCGCGGTGGCCAACGAGATGCTCGGCACCACCGCCTACGCGGATCTGGAGTTCGCGGCCCGGCTCACCGGCGAGCGGCGGGCGATCTCGGGGGCGCTGCTCGCGGTGGATCCGCGCCGCGAGGGCGAGTTGTATCTCACCCTCAAGGACCAGCCGGCGCTGGTGGGCATCGGCATCCGGTCGGCCGCGCTGGCGGGATTCGAGCGCACGGTGGCCGATTCGTTCCAGCTGATGCTCAGCATCGCGGTGATCTTTGCCGTGATCATCGCGTTCGGGGTCGTCTACAACGGGGCCCGCGTGTCGCTGTCGGAGCGGTCGCGCGAGCTGGCCAGCCTGCGCGTGCTCGGCTTCTCCAAGCGCGAGGTGACGATGATGGTGTTCGGGGAGCAGATCCTGCTCACCGTGGCCGGGATGGCGGTGGGCGTGGGGGTGGGCTATGGCCTGTGCGCGTTCGTATCGTCCGTGGGGAACACGGAGCTGTTCCGGATCCCGCTCGTGGTCAGTTGGGCGTCGTACGGGTTTGCGGCGGCGGTGATCGTGGGCGCGTTCGGCGCGTCGGGGTTGGCCATGCGGCAGCGCATTCGCGCGCTCGATATCGTGGAATGTCTCAAGACGGGTGAGTGA